CACCAGCCCGCGCAGCGGTGACCAGTCGGGGTCGCCCTCGCGCGCGGCGTCGAGGCCGATCACCTGGTGCCGGCTGGCGTAGCCGAAGCGGCCCTCGCTGGCGGTCTCGCGGCCCATGTCGCGGTCGTCGTGCACGACCAGCTGGTCACCGAGCAGGTCGGCGACGGTCTCGACGTCGCGCTGCACGTAGGTGATCACCCGCACCCCGAGCTGGTCGGTGACCTCGGTGAGCGGGTCGCGGTACATCGCCCGGCCGCCCGGGCGACCGTCGACGGTGCGCGCGGCCTTGGCGGCGAAGGAGGCCACCGACTTGGTGCGCCCGGTGACCGACAGGTAGTTGATGCCGGCCTCGTCGAGGATCGACTGCACCAGGCGCACGTAGCGCTCGCCGGCGTCGCGCAGCTGCGGCAGCCGCGCCGCGTAGGCCTGGGTGGCCGCCTGCACCGGGTCGACCCGGGGGCGGGCGCGGCGCGGGCTGGGCTCGAGGTCGGCGGGCAGCGTGGGCACCACGACGTAGCCGTCCTCCCAGCCGCCGTCGGGCCCGACGTACGTCGTGGTCTCCTCGGGGTGGGTGTCGGCGAAGAGCCCGACGTAGGCGCAGACGACTGCGTCGACCTGGTCCTCCACGACCCGCAGCTCGCTCTTGCGGGTGGCGCCCTCGACCGCGTCGCGCAGCCGCGCCCACGGCTCGCCGGCGGTGACCACGACCGTCTCGAGGTAGCCCATCAGGGCCAGCAGCTCGCTGCGCAGGCTCTCGAGGTCGCGGCCGGGCTTGTGCTTGTACTTCAGGGTGCGGCCCAGGCGGAACAGCGAGACGGTCGCGGGGTGCGGGTAGACCTCGATCGCGCGGCGCTGGCGCCCCGAGCGGGGGTTGAGGTCGAGGCCGAGGCGGCCCGCCACCCGGGCCCCGCGCGGGGTCTCGGCGAACTCCGGCTTGCCGGTGTTGGCGGGGTGGGCCCCGGCGTCGAAGCGCGCGAAGTCCTTGTTCAGCGCGGCCTCGCAACCGCGGTTGCCGCTGGCGTTGCGCACGATCAGCGGCGCGTCGACCGCGACCAGGCAGGCCCCGCCCGCCACGACGCCCTCGACCGCGGCCACCACCTCGTCGTCGCTGCGCTGCGCCGAGACGTGCACCAGCCGCGCCTCGGGGTCGAGCACCGCCACCCCCGTCGGGGCGCGCTCGCCCCAGGCGAGGTCGACGCCGACGTAGTGCATGCCCCCAGCCTCTCGTACGCCGCTCAAGCCTCGTGGATCGGCTCGGCGGGCAGCTTCTTGACCCGGCGGGTGCGCCGGCGCCGGCCCGGGATCATCGAGCGCATCTCCTCGAGCTTGCCGAAGCACAGCAGCCGGTCGCCGGCCTCGAGCACGTGGCGGCTGTGCGGGTTGGGGATGACGCTGGTGCCGCGCTGCAGGGTGAGCGCCGAGATGTCGCGCTCGCGCAGCCCCGACTCGCCCAGCGTCTTGCCGACGAGGTCGGAGGCGGCCTGCACGGCGATCTCGGCGACGCCGTACCCGGTCGAGACGGTCAGGCGCTGGCGCACGTCGATCTCGGGGAAGGCGACCTGGTTGTCGATGTGGTCGATGATCGAGCCCGCGATGTCGAGGTCGGTGGCGCGCTCGATGCCCTCGAGGCCCGGGGAGGAGTTGACCTCCATCACCAGCGGTCCCTCGTTGCCCTCGAGCATGTCGACGCCGGCCACCCGCAGGCCCATGATCTGCGCGGCCCGCACCGCCGCGCGCTCGTAGTCCTCGTCGAGGGTGACGCCCTCCACGATGCCGCCGCGGTGCACGTTGGAGCGGAACTCGTCGCCCTGCGCGACCCGCCGCATCGCCGCGACCACCCGGTCGCCGACCACCAGGGCGCGGATGTCGCGGCCCTTGCTCTCGCTGACGAAGCGCTGGATGAGCACGTTCTGGCGGGTGCTCTGCAGCGTCTCGATGATCGCCTCGGCCACCTTGAGGGTCGGGGCCAGGATCACGCCGATGCCCTGGGTGCCCTCGAGCAGCTTGATGACCACCGGCGCCCCGCCGACCCGCTCGATGGCCGCGATCACGTCGGCGCGGTCGCGCACGAACGTCGTGGCCGGCATCCCGATGTGGTGGCGCGAGAGGATCTGGGTGGCGCGCAGCTTGTCGCGCGAGTTCGTGATCCCCCACGAGGTGTTCGGCGTGTAGACGTCCATCTGCTCGAACTGGCGCACCACCGCGGTGCCGAAGTAGGTGATCGAGTTGCCGATGCGGGGCAGGATCGCGTCGTAGTGCGAGAGCCGCTTGCCGCGGAACTGCAGGTCGGGCTCGTCGCCGGACAGGTCGATGCCGAACCGCAGCGTGTTGAGCACCTTGACCTCGTGACCCCGGTCGAGGGCGGCCGTGCGCAGGCGCTGCGTACTGTACGACCGGGGCGCGCGGGACAGGATCGCGAGTTTCATGGGTACCCAGACTGAGAGGCGACGGTGGAGACGGGACTTTCCTACACCCTCGCAGGGTGGCGCGAGTGGGTGAGCCTGCCCGACGCCGGCGTGGAGTGGATCAAGGCCAAGCTCGACACGGGCGCGCGGACCTCCGCCATCCACGCCTTCGACCTCGAGTCCTTCGAGCGTGACGGCGTCACGATGGTGCGCTACTCGGTGCACCCCTGGCAGGCCACCGACGACGACGCCGTGGTCGTGGAGAGCACCGTCCTGGACACCCGCGAGGTGCGCTCGTCGTCGGGCCACGTCGAGGAGCGCTACGTCGTGCCGATGCCGATCACGCTGGTCGGGCACACCGTCACCGTGGAGATGAGCCTGAGCCGCCGCGACGAGATGGGCTTCCGGATGCTGGTGGGGCGCGAGGCGCTGCGCCAGGGCTTCGTCGTCGACCCCGGTCGCTCCTACCTCGGCCCCCGCCCGCCCGTGGCCGTGCGCCGCCGCAACCGGGGCCGCTGAGATGGCGCGCCCCTCCTTCGAGATCGGCCCGGTGCGGGTGCGCCCGGGCCGGGTGCAGTCGCTGGCGCTGCCCATCACCCGCCTGGTCACCGGCGCCGAGGTCGACCTGCCCGTGCGGGTCGTGCACGGGCGCGAGGACGGCCCGACGGTGTGGGTCGACGCCGCCATCCACGGCGACGAGGCCGTCGGCGTCGAGGTGGTGCGCCAGGTGCTGGCCGACCTCGACCCACGCACCCTGCGCGGCACCCTGATCGCGATCCCGATCGTCAACGTGCTCGGCTTCATGACCGGCAGCCGCTACCTGCCCGACCGCCGCGACCTCAACCGCTCCTTCCCCGGCTCGGCCCGCGGCTCGCTGGCCGGGCGGATCGCGCACCTGATGATGACCGAGGTCGTCGCCAAGTGCTCGGTGGGCATCGACCTGCACACCGGCTCCGACCGGCGCACCAACCTGCCGCAGATCCGCACCGACCTCGAGGACCCCGAGACCCGCCGCCTGGCCGAGGCCTTCGCCGCGCCGGTGATGATGCACGCCCGGCTGCGCGACGGCTCGCTGCGCCACGCCGCCCGCGAGGAGGGCGCCAAGGTGCTGCTCTACGAGGCCGGGGAGGCCTGGCGGATGGACCCCTGGGCCATCGACGCCGGCGTGCGCGGCGTACGCCGCGTGCTCGCCGCGCTCGGGATGACCGAGCCGGTCGAGGAGGAGCCGCCCACCCCCAGCCTCGAGTCGTGGCGCAGCGGCTGGGTGCGGGCCCGGGGCACCGGGATGCTGCACCTCGAGGCCGAGCTGGGCCAGCGCGTCGAGAAGGGCGACCGGCTCGGCGGGCTCTTCGACTCCTTCGGCAAGCGGGTGCGGCTGGTGCACGCCGACCGCGCCGGCATCGTGGTGGGCCGCACCGAGGCGCCCCTAGTGAACTCCGGCGACGCCGTGGTCCACCTCGCGGAGGTCGAGGACTGACCTCCCGGGTGGGCCACGACTGACCGATCGGCGGAGGCGCCGCCGCGCGGGGCCGGGTGAGACTGCGAGTCCCCCCACCCCCCTGGAGAACCTCCGTGCGTCCTTCCCCCGAGGCGCCGCGCACCCCCGCGCTCCGCCGCCTGGCAGCCACCGCGCTCGGTGCCGGCCTGCTCGCCTGCCCCCTGCCCGCCACCGCCGGACCCGCCGCGCCCCCCGCGCCCCCCGCGTCGCTCGCTCCTGCGGCCTCCGCCCCTGCCACCGTCGCCACGGCCCCCGCCGCGGCGTCGTACGACGTGCAGCAGCGGCGGCGCAACGCCCGCGGCCCGGCCGTGGGCGTGCAGTTCCACGGCATGTGGTCCTCCTACTCCGACCCCGAGCGGGAAGAGGTGCTCGACCGGCTGGTCGAGATGGGCGCCGGCTGGGTGCGCCTGGACATGTCGTGGTCGATGATCCAGCCGACCGCCGGCCGCATCGACCCGCAGGGCTGGGGCGTGCGCTTCGTCGACCGCGTGGTCGGCATGGCCGCCGACCGCGGGCTCAAGGTGCTGGCCACCTTCTGGCTGACCCCCGACTGGGCCGACCCCGAGGCCGGCGCCCGGTCGCTGCCCGCCGACCCCCGCGACTACGGCCGGGCCCTGGCCTGGGCCGCGGAGCGCTGGCAGGGCGAGGTCGACGCCTGGGAGGTCTGGAACGAGCCGAACTCCGAGGACTTCCTCGCCGGCGCCGACGCGGCGGCGTACGCCGACCTGCTGTGCGCCGGCTACGACGCGGTGCAGGCCTCCGCGGCCCGCGGCACCGACGTCGTCTTCGGCGGCACCATGCACAACGACTCGACCTGGATCGAGGCGGCGTACGACGCCGGCGCGGGCGACTGCTTCGACGTGCTGGCCACCCACCCCTACCAGTCGCCGTCGGACACCGGCCCGATGTCGGGCTCGGGCGAGGCGCACTGGGAGTTCAGCCACCTCGGCGAGGTGCGGGACCTGATGCGCCGCCACGGCGACCGGCGCCCGGTGTGGGTGACCGAGTTCGGCTGGTCCTCGCACCGCGACCGCGGCGACGAGCAGCCGTGGGAGCGCGGGGTCAGCAAGCGCCAGCAGGCCGACTTCACGGTCGCCGCCCTCGAGGCGCTGCGCACCCGCTTCCCGTTCGTGCGCAAGGCGTTCCTCTACAACGAGCGCGCGCGCACCGACGCCGGGCGGCACATGAAGGGCTACGGCCTGATGACCAACGGGATCAAGCCCAAGCCGGTCTACCGCGCGGTGCAGGCCTGGACCGGGCGCTGAGCCGGCTCAGCGGCCCGAGGCCTCCAGCATCCGCTGCAGCTCGGCGCCCATCGCCTCGATGACGGCGTGCAGGCCCTGCAGCGGGCGCACCATCACGGTGAAGTCGCTGATCAGGCCGGTGTCGTCCCAGGTGATCATGTCGACGCCCTGCACCTGCTTGCCGCCGACCTCGGTGGTGAACTCCAGCACCGCCGAGTCCTCGCCCAGCCACTCGCGGCGGTAGGCGAGCCCCGGCCCCAGCACGGCGAAGGCCGCGGCGAGGTAGGCCACGACCTTGTCGCGGCCCTCCTGCGGGGTGTGCACGGCCGGGGAGCGGAAGACCGCGTCGGCGGCGACCAGGTCGGGCAGGCCCGCGGGGTCGCCGGCCTCGGCGACGGCGTGCCAGCGGGCGAGGGCGGCGGTGGTGTCCATGGGGCCATCCCACCACCGGCCACCACCGATTGACACCCGCCGCCGGGCAGGCGGCATCCTGCCCGGGTGGACACCCCCATCCCGGACTACCTCGTCGAGGTCCTCGACGCCGTCGCCGCCGACGCGAGCGGTGCCGTGGCCGACTACATCCCCGAGCTCGCGCAGGTCGACCCCGACCAGCTCGGGGTGGTGCTCGCGACCGTCGACGGCGCGGTCTACGAGGCCGGCGACTGCGC
The Nocardioides marinisabuli genome window above contains:
- a CDS encoding DUF429 domain-containing protein codes for the protein MHYVGVDLAWGERAPTGVAVLDPEARLVHVSAQRSDDEVVAAVEGVVAGGACLVAVDAPLIVRNASGNRGCEAALNKDFARFDAGAHPANTGKPEFAETPRGARVAGRLGLDLNPRSGRQRRAIEVYPHPATVSLFRLGRTLKYKHKPGRDLESLRSELLALMGYLETVVVTAGEPWARLRDAVEGATRKSELRVVEDQVDAVVCAYVGLFADTHPEETTTYVGPDGGWEDGYVVVPTLPADLEPSPRRARPRVDPVQAATQAYAARLPQLRDAGERYVRLVQSILDEAGINYLSVTGRTKSVASFAAKAARTVDGRPGGRAMYRDPLTEVTDQLGVRVITYVQRDVETVADLLGDQLVVHDDRDMGRETASEGRFGYASRHQVIGLDAAREGDPDWSPLRGLVASVQIRTVLQHAWAEFEHDIRYKGVVPEEHARDFDRRFTLAAGLLELADREFATIRDRLQATDPRTEEPAGPDADPRLDPRELAAFLAGQYADAGWSRTDHYAWISGLLLELGITSLGELSEVLMGVDETQINEHMDYRYPPGAVRRLDDALLASYAEGYVELHGNAHRVDLLRARLAKLTG
- a CDS encoding cation:proton antiporter regulatory subunit, whose translation is MRQRLTVSTGYGVAEIAVQAASDLVGKTLGESGLRERDISALTLQRGTSVIPNPHSRHVLEAGDRLLCFGKLEEMRSMIPGRRRRTRRVKKLPAEPIHEA
- a CDS encoding ATP-dependent zinc protease, coding for MSLPDAGVEWIKAKLDTGARTSAIHAFDLESFERDGVTMVRYSVHPWQATDDDAVVVESTVLDTREVRSSSGHVEERYVVPMPITLVGHTVTVEMSLSRRDEMGFRMLVGREALRQGFVVDPGRSYLGPRPPVAVRRRNRGR
- a CDS encoding succinylglutamate desuccinylase/aspartoacylase family protein, which produces MARPSFEIGPVRVRPGRVQSLALPITRLVTGAEVDLPVRVVHGREDGPTVWVDAAIHGDEAVGVEVVRQVLADLDPRTLRGTLIAIPIVNVLGFMTGSRYLPDRRDLNRSFPGSARGSLAGRIAHLMMTEVVAKCSVGIDLHTGSDRRTNLPQIRTDLEDPETRRLAEAFAAPVMMHARLRDGSLRHAAREEGAKVLLYEAGEAWRMDPWAIDAGVRGVRRVLAALGMTEPVEEEPPTPSLESWRSGWVRARGTGMLHLEAELGQRVEKGDRLGGLFDSFGKRVRLVHADRAGIVVGRTEAPLVNSGDAVVHLAEVED
- a CDS encoding cellulase family glycosylhydrolase, which encodes MRPSPEAPRTPALRRLAATALGAGLLACPLPATAGPAAPPAPPASLAPAASAPATVATAPAAASYDVQQRRRNARGPAVGVQFHGMWSSYSDPEREEVLDRLVEMGAGWVRLDMSWSMIQPTAGRIDPQGWGVRFVDRVVGMAADRGLKVLATFWLTPDWADPEAGARSLPADPRDYGRALAWAAERWQGEVDAWEVWNEPNSEDFLAGADAAAYADLLCAGYDAVQASAARGTDVVFGGTMHNDSTWIEAAYDAGAGDCFDVLATHPYQSPSDTGPMSGSGEAHWEFSHLGEVRDLMRRHGDRRPVWVTEFGWSSHRDRGDEQPWERGVSKRQQADFTVAALEALRTRFPFVRKAFLYNERARTDAGRHMKGYGLMTNGIKPKPVYRAVQAWTGR
- a CDS encoding nuclear transport factor 2 family protein is translated as MDTTAALARWHAVAEAGDPAGLPDLVAADAVFRSPAVHTPQEGRDKVVAYLAAAFAVLGPGLAYRREWLGEDSAVLEFTTEVGGKQVQGVDMITWDDTGLISDFTVMVRPLQGLHAVIEAMGAELQRMLEASGR